Proteins from one Acidobacteriota bacterium genomic window:
- a CDS encoding SLC13 family permease produces the protein MAAVLIILGLAVLLLVTEWVASEIVALLVLLGLTLTGVIDQSQALQGFANPAVITIASVLVLGGGLSRTGVAATIGRHVLSFSGQSELRLTVLMMLTVGVLSGFIHDVGVAALMLPVVLEVARRLQRSPSKLLMPLAFASLLGGMTTAIGSNPNILVSGSLRGSGQGSFELFDFAPVGAVALAVGILYMVLFGNRMLPDRDLPRQTGRPGKRDLKGLYGVDKVLFALKVPAGSRLAGKTVAQCRLGSALQAILLAIVRQESPLLAPGPETVLREGDQLWMEGRPERLEALKGWELLRLQSGGDLIAQMEDAEVELAQAEIAEGASLAGKTLAQASLRSRHGATVMALRRDGEVFYSDLLGVHLLDGDRLLLIGPQGMSEGLRKRDGLIKVSLLQPRQAVDRYRLQRRLLRVKVPRGSLLAGKMLAATRLGDAFGLTVLGITRQGHTQFVPDPEAELLEGDSLLIEGRPEDLQILDDLRQLEVGRDLPPSNLGALESEEVGLAEAMLSPRSELAGKTLREARFRERFGLTVVAVWREGRAHTSGLRNFQLRLGDAFLVYGKRSRLGLLAEEPDFILLSEQAREAQRQDKAALCLAIMAAFLLLVIMDWLPIFLAAPMAAVAMIISGCLRLEEAYGAVEWKAVIMVGGMLSMGLAMEESGTAAFLADSLLGSVAPWGPPAVAGGLFLITALAAQVMPASAVAVLMAPVALSSAGELGLSAQALLMVVAVGCSCAFMTPTAHPVNLLVMGMGGYRFRDYGRVGFPLLVLMFLVVVFILPWVWPLR, from the coding sequence ATGGCTGCGGTTCTGATCATTTTGGGACTGGCGGTGCTGCTCCTGGTGACCGAGTGGGTGGCCTCTGAGATCGTGGCTTTGCTGGTCTTGCTGGGACTGACCTTGACGGGGGTCATCGACCAGTCACAGGCCTTGCAGGGATTCGCCAATCCCGCCGTCATAACCATCGCGTCGGTGCTGGTGCTGGGCGGTGGACTCTCGCGAACCGGCGTGGCCGCCACCATCGGACGCCACGTCCTCTCATTCTCGGGCCAGAGCGAGCTGCGCCTGACGGTGCTGATGATGCTGACCGTGGGCGTGCTCTCCGGATTCATCCATGACGTGGGGGTGGCGGCGCTGATGCTTCCCGTGGTGCTGGAAGTGGCACGCCGCCTGCAGCGCTCGCCTTCCAAACTCCTTATGCCGCTGGCTTTCGCATCCTTGCTGGGAGGCATGACCACGGCCATCGGGTCCAACCCCAACATCCTGGTCAGCGGATCCTTGCGCGGCAGCGGGCAGGGGTCTTTCGAGCTGTTCGACTTCGCCCCGGTGGGGGCGGTGGCCTTAGCCGTGGGCATCCTCTACATGGTCCTGTTCGGCAACCGCATGCTGCCCGACCGCGACCTGCCCCGCCAGACCGGACGCCCCGGGAAGCGCGACCTCAAGGGGCTCTACGGCGTCGACAAGGTGCTCTTCGCCCTCAAGGTGCCCGCCGGGTCGCGGCTGGCCGGCAAGACGGTGGCCCAATGCCGCCTGGGATCGGCGCTGCAAGCCATACTGCTGGCCATCGTCCGCCAGGAGAGTCCCCTCTTGGCGCCGGGTCCGGAGACCGTGCTGCGGGAAGGCGATCAGCTCTGGATGGAAGGGCGTCCTGAGCGTCTGGAAGCGCTCAAGGGCTGGGAGCTGCTGCGTTTGCAATCAGGCGGCGACCTGATCGCCCAGATGGAGGACGCCGAGGTCGAATTGGCCCAAGCCGAAATCGCCGAGGGCGCTTCGTTGGCCGGAAAGACGCTGGCGCAAGCTTCGCTGCGCAGTCGCCACGGGGCCACCGTGATGGCCTTGAGACGAGATGGCGAGGTCTTCTACAGCGATTTGCTGGGCGTCCATCTGCTCGACGGCGACCGCCTGCTTCTGATCGGTCCCCAGGGCATGAGCGAAGGACTGCGCAAACGTGACGGCCTGATCAAGGTGAGCCTCCTGCAGCCGCGCCAGGCGGTCGACCGCTACCGGCTGCAGCGCCGCCTGCTGCGGGTCAAAGTCCCCCGCGGATCGCTGCTGGCCGGCAAGATGCTGGCTGCCACCCGGTTGGGCGACGCCTTCGGACTCACCGTCCTGGGCATCACCCGCCAGGGACACACCCAGTTCGTCCCCGACCCCGAAGCCGAACTGCTGGAAGGCGACTCGCTGCTCATCGAAGGCCGTCCCGAAGACCTGCAGATTCTCGACGACCTGCGCCAGCTCGAGGTGGGACGCGACCTGCCGCCCTCCAACCTGGGAGCCCTGGAATCGGAAGAGGTGGGCTTAGCCGAGGCCATGCTCTCGCCCCGCTCGGAGCTGGCCGGAAAGACCCTGCGGGAAGCCCGCTTCCGCGAGCGCTTCGGACTCACGGTGGTGGCCGTATGGAGAGAAGGAAGGGCCCATACCAGCGGCCTGCGCAATTTCCAGTTGCGTTTGGGCGACGCCTTCTTGGTCTACGGCAAGCGCAGCCGTCTGGGCCTGCTGGCCGAGGAGCCCGACTTCATCCTGCTTTCCGAGCAGGCCCGCGAGGCCCAGCGGCAAGACAAGGCCGCACTGTGCCTGGCTATCATGGCCGCCTTTCTGCTGCTGGTGATCATGGACTGGCTGCCCATCTTTTTGGCTGCTCCAATGGCGGCCGTCGCCATGATCATCAGCGGATGTCTGCGCCTGGAAGAGGCCTACGGGGCGGTGGAATGGAAGGCCGTCATCATGGTGGGCGGCATGCTCTCCATGGGCTTGGCCATGGAGGAGTCGGGGACGGCCGCGTTCCTGGCCGATAGCCTGTTGGGATCGGTGGCGCCCTGGGGACCCCCCGCCGTGGCCGGCGGACTCTTCCTCATCACCGCGCTGGCCGCCCAGGTGATGCCGGCTTCGGCGGTGGCCGTCCTCATGGCGCCCGTCGCCCTCAGCAGCGCCGGCGAATTGGGACTCTCGGCCCAGGCCTTGCTCATGGTGGTGGCGGTGGGCTGCTCCTGCGCCTTCATGACGCCCACGGCCCATCCCGTCAACCTGCTGGTGATGGGAATGGGCGGCTACCGCTTCCGCGACTACGGACGCGTGGGATTCCCACTGCTGGTGCTCATGTTCCTGGTGGTCGTTTTCATCCTGCCCTGGGTCTGGCCGCTGCGCTAG